In Neoarius graeffei isolate fNeoGra1 chromosome 17, fNeoGra1.pri, whole genome shotgun sequence, a single window of DNA contains:
- the rps8a gene encoding small ribosomal subunit protein eS8 isoform X1, whose translation MGISRDNWHKRRKTGGKRKPVHKKRKYELGRPPSNTKLGPKRIHTVRVRGGNKKYRALRLDVGNFSWGSECCTRKTRVIDVVYNASNNELVRTKTLVKNCVILVDSAPFRQWYESHYALPLGRKKGAKLTPEEEDILNKKRSKKVQKKFDKRRKNSKISPLLDEQFQQGKLLACISSRPGQCGRADGYILEGKELEFYLRKIKAKKGK comes from the exons ATGG GTATCTCAAGGGATAACTGGCACAAACGCCGTAAGACCGGTGGCAAGCGCAAACCCGTCCACAAGAAGAGGAAGTATGAGCTCGGACGGCCTCCATCCAACACCAAG ctcgGCCCAAAGCGCATCCACACGGTGAGGGTTCGTGGTGGGAATAAGAAATACCGTGCACTTCGACTCGATGTGGGCAACTTCTCCTGGGGCTCcgagt GCTGCACCCGTAAGACCAGGGTCATTGATGTGGTCTACAACGCCTCCAATAACGAGCTGGTCAGGACCAAAACCCTGGTGAAGAACTGTGTGATCCTGGTGGACAGTGCCCCCTTCAGGCAGTGGTATGAATCTCACTACGCCCTGCCTCTGGGACGCAAGAAGGGCGCCAAACTG ACCCCTGAAGAGGAGGACATTCTGAACAAGAAGAGGTCGAAGAAGGTGCAGAAGAAGTTTGACAAGCGCAGAAAGAACAGCAAGATCAGTCCTCTGTTGGACGAGCAGTTCCAGCAGGGCAAGCTGCTTG CATGCATTTCTTCCAGACCGGGACAGTGTGGGAGAGCTGATGGCTACATTCTCGAGGGAAAGGAACTGGAGTTCTACCTGAGGAAGATAAAGGCCAAGAAAGGCAAATAA
- the rps8a gene encoding small ribosomal subunit protein eS8 isoform X2, producing MGISRDNWHKRRKTGGKRKPVHKKRKYELGRPPSNTKLGPKRIHTVRVRGGNKKYRALRLDVGNFSWGSECCTRKTRVIDVVYNASNNELVRTKTLVKNCVILVDSAPFRQWYESHYALPLGRKKGAKLTPEEEDILNKKRSKKVQKKFDKRRKNSKISPLLDEQFQQGKLLACISSRPGQCGRADGYILEGKELEFYLRKIKAKKGK from the exons GGTATCTCAAGGGATAACTGGCACAAACGCCGTAAGACCGGTGGCAAGCGCAAACCCGTCCACAAGAAGAGGAAGTATGAGCTCGGACGGCCTCCATCCAACACCAAG ctcgGCCCAAAGCGCATCCACACGGTGAGGGTTCGTGGTGGGAATAAGAAATACCGTGCACTTCGACTCGATGTGGGCAACTTCTCCTGGGGCTCcgagt GCTGCACCCGTAAGACCAGGGTCATTGATGTGGTCTACAACGCCTCCAATAACGAGCTGGTCAGGACCAAAACCCTGGTGAAGAACTGTGTGATCCTGGTGGACAGTGCCCCCTTCAGGCAGTGGTATGAATCTCACTACGCCCTGCCTCTGGGACGCAAGAAGGGCGCCAAACTG ACCCCTGAAGAGGAGGACATTCTGAACAAGAAGAGGTCGAAGAAGGTGCAGAAGAAGTTTGACAAGCGCAGAAAGAACAGCAAGATCAGTCCTCTGTTGGACGAGCAGTTCCAGCAGGGCAAGCTGCTTG CATGCATTTCTTCCAGACCGGGACAGTGTGGGAGAGCTGATGGCTACATTCTCGAGGGAAAGGAACTGGAGTTCTACCTGAGGAAGATAAAGGCCAAGAAAGGCAAATAA